One genomic segment of Garra rufa chromosome 13, GarRuf1.0, whole genome shotgun sequence includes these proteins:
- the LOC141283090 gene encoding acyl-coenzyme A thioesterase 1-like, whose protein sequence is MFSALKYVFTPFARYTLAKMHYTSGVSIRLLPSYKCSFEDPVKVTVRGLTPQQRVDLRSKITDETGRVFQALATYQADDSGQVDLNRDPSLGGSFTGVEPMGLFWALKADIVDCKFTHKDVTRPALVDIEVVSEDHKVIAKVTNERHILTDGVRRTPVTEGRIRGTLFMPPGKGPFPGILDTYVFRGFPFELRAALLAKRGFAVLALAFQGYQDLPKTVDKFHLEYFEEGIDFLRQQPEVKDQKIGLVSISKSGDLALSMATFLPGISATVWINGCNANTLVPVCYKDIYVPPLMFDVKKATMTPLGFLDIGDVMNDPMSEEGLPSVIPIERAPGSFLFVVSEADRNWQSPYYARLACDRLKAHGKNNYELVKYEKAGHFIEVPYMPFCLANFHGAANQVVHFGGEPKAHSEAQLDAWKRIVNFFKKHLAAADHSCVSKL, encoded by the exons ATGTTTTCAGCACTAAAGTACGTGTTTACTCCTTTCGCAAGATACACTCTTGCAAAAATGCACTACACCTCAGGCGTCAGCATTAGGCTTTTACCCAGTTATAAGTGCAGTTTTGAAGATCCAGTGAAAGTCACCGTGCGTGGCCTTACTCCACAACAACGCGTGGATCTGCGCTCTAAAATCACTGATGAAACCGGACGTGTGTTCCAGGCTTTGGCCACCTACCAAGCAGACGATAGTGGTCAAGTTGACCTCAACCGGGATCCTTCTCTTGGTGGCAGCTTTACCGGAGTTGAACCAATGGGCTTATTCTGGGCACTGAAAGCAGACATTGTGGACTGCAAGTTCACGCATAAAGACGTGACCCGTCCTGCTCTCGTTGACATTGAGGTCGTCAGTGAAGATCATAAAGTCATCGCCAAAGTGACAAACGAAAGACATATCTTGACCGATGGTGTCCGGAGAACTCCTGTAACCGAAGGCCGGATCAGAGGAACTCTTTTTATGCCACCTG gTAAAGGTCCATTTCCTGGTATTTTGGATACATATGTATTTCGAGGATTTCCTTTTGAGTTGAGGGCAGCTCTGTTGGCAAAGAGAGGTTTTGCTGTTTTAGCCTTGGCTTTCCAAGGTTACCAAGATTTACCCAAAACAGTTGACAAATTTCACCTTGAGTACTTTGAAGAAGGTATAGATTTCCTACGTCAACAGCCAGAG gtCAAAGATCAAAAAATTGGCCTAGTGTCCATATCAAAGAGTGGAGATCTTGCTTTGTCGATGGCAACATTCCTACCTGGTATATCGGCTACTGTTTGGATCAATGGATGCAATGCCAATACTTTGGTTCCCGTCTGCTACAAAGACATCTATGTTCCACCTCTCATGTTTGATGTTAAGAAAGCAACAATGACACCATTGGGCTTTCTTGATATTGGGGATGTTATGAATGACCCAATGTCAGAAGAAGGCCTTCCTAGCGTTATTCCTATTGAACGTGCCCCAGGTAGTTTCTTGTTTGTAGTGTCCGAAGCAGACAGGAATTGGCAAAGTCCCTATTACGCAAGACTAGCATGCGACAGGCTCAAAGCGCACGGGAAGAATAACTACGAGCTGGTGAAGTATGAAAAAGCGGGTCACTTTATTGAGGTGCCCTATATGCCCTTTTGCCTCGCTAATTTTCACGGTGCCGCTAACCAGGTGGTTCACTTTGGTGGGGAACCAAAGGCCCATTCAGAGGCACAGCTGGATGCATGGAAAAGgattgtgaatttttttaaaaagcacttaGCAGCTGCTGATCACAGCTGCGTATCTAAGCTGTAA